Genomic DNA from Salvia miltiorrhiza cultivar Shanhuang (shh) chromosome 1, IMPLAD_Smil_shh, whole genome shotgun sequence:
GTATTTCTTATTAaagtatcaatttttattaataaaattatcatttattattaataaaagtatcatttatGTAATATCACTGGATCAAATTGGTCTGAATTCGAGTGGATAAAACAATAATAGAACACATTAAAGTGTTttattcactacaaaaaaagcgctgattaccgacggctaaatgccgtcggtaaaaaaagacggccgccggtaaatagtgttaccggcggcgataacggcggcaatCTCCCGCCGCTAAAtggttcgtcggcaacgacaataacggcggcgaacatccgccgtcggcagttaacggcggcgatgccgccggaattgtcgccgttaaacggcggagaATAGCCGGAGAAATAGCGGCGGCAGacaccgccgctagttaccgagggctattttgccgtcggtagagagccaccggagtccggctgACCCTGCCggaaaactaccgacggcgattaccgccgctaactagcggcggcgaatcgccgtcggtaaaaaaCTGCCGCCGGCCGGTGGGTCACGCCGGAGGatggccgggtatttaccgaggggaaattgccgtcggtaactaccgacggcgttttgcccacggtaatgttttttattttatttttttattttattttatttatttatttatttatttatttatttatttatttatttatttatttattttattgtatattgtatatccacaatttatttccatatttatacggtattgcatactttagacgaacttcccagtcggcgacccgacttcccagtgggtcacccatcttgcttgtgctatgtgtcaagcacgcttaactttgaaattcttttcgagtgatcaccagtacagaacactcgtattattgatatatctacatctattaattcatttaaatgctatatactcactcatataattataatctttgaatatgtggagataataccttaaatatgttgttaattagtgagcgagttcgtttcggtccttatttttatcgtcggtaaaatatttaattaatatttaataattaattaattaattaattaattaatttttttaacattaatacaccaaaagtgttttaatttggttattataatgtgatttgaatttatttgtttatgttaaatgcaatcatcatcatcattgccataaatatataaaacatttatagttttaataattaaagcacttgaaatatatagttcaataaaacataaatttgaaaagaaagtgcaaatgtaattttgtttgaaaacataaacataagtctaagcatcatcatcatcggcatcagggtgtggaggtggcggagcattatacatcctcataaacgcctccaattgagccacgcggtcctgcatctgttggcgttctgcttgctctgccgccatgcgctcctctatctgttggcgttgtgcttgctctgccgccaatcgctcctccagcgtggagatccgtgtctcataaagctgctgagacaccgcagaagtgcccgtgctgcggatagaccccctactagcctgactctgcccggcactcccgacgccgtagatccgtgacctatcaatttgcaccacctccaaatacacctcgtctagccgctcctgtcgtcctgtggcagcggccagtcgatgaacctcggcctaatacatacataacaatgcataattgttagaaaataaatacattcactaaatatttgaataaacttaaacacttacgtcaattctagcatctctctccgacgtataacttccgtcggcgtacgtgtggaggcggaggaaggtggcatagttcggtgcatcctggggagtaccaggatccaagctctgtatatgcatttatataagataaataagttatattagtcaatatattaatttaatttatatacttaattatttattaattacataccatatactgctgcaggatacgagtcgactgggacccgcccacgtgcctactgatccctgtaccctccccatcgggctcggacatccggttggcacgaGCTCGAGttgaaacagcctcaacctcgggctgatgccagtaatcccggagtccagtccagaaatcgggagtcatccagacgggcctagacatctctctcccttggctgatacactgcttgagagttgtcttgtagtcgctcatcatgtcggagtaccttttgcgggctttTGTCTCCCACATGATCCTCACGTCATGCTCATCCTCGGGCTTCCAcgtaaactctttctgttgaaagaaagagaattaatttaatatcaaacattttaacaatttaatatgatatatttatatgtattataaatttaattgtacctgtaattcatcaaaaaatttatccttcatcgccgggggcgtcaacttccatgtgtacccgcctgtgttttcaaacatcttaaatgtgcacgtgcaagctttggacaggccagtgggctccaacaaaacactgtgtacaagtaattttgtcacttaatcatggtgtacgagaaacaGTAATTTTAACTAATGTACTTACCCAGTCTCAGGATGCTTCTGAAATACCGTCCTCCCATCAGGTgccttaacctctctctctctgatagcggcagctgtagggcccctaggccttctagcccgtgaactactagaagcattgggagtctcgggagtcccagaaatatgcgtcccagacccatcagatgtatctgctgtagcttctggcgcattaacgccagattgcctcccaaatcccaacaaacctcgagaggtagacatgatgcctgttgcatacaattaaattaacaaacgCTATCACGAAACGtaacattaacagtaactaacaaacataaacataaacataacaaatttgcaatcaaattcaaccaaaatgtgcatttacatttattcataagcatcactactatcatcatcactatcgttagatgtcaacggggaatcatcgtcttctgcttcatcgtcatcttcaatctcaacgactccaccgaggggatgaaggagaagtggttgttcaatgcctacacttgtgtgagtaggcataatagtaaccacttcttcttgaaatggttgatctaatgttgatgtagatgctgcagtagacacttcaaccttagatcttgcgttgactttgcatgctgaccaccaatttttctttgattggttcgtactgggatagggacagtaaaacacttgaactacttgactcgccaaaacaaagggatcatacttcctatatcttcgtgtgtggttcagtgaaactaacttgaagtctgtatcaatagaagttccctgagccgacaagtcaaaccattcacagttgaacaagactgtctgcttaattggataccccggatactccagcacgcaaacctcttgcagacgcccataaaagtctagcacatctctatcactaccatagaccgaaccttttatgcaaacgccactgttcacagtcgcactctctctatcatgatcagttgtgtgaaacctgtagccattcacgaaatagccggagtatgtttcaatctcccttaatggtccagctgcaagcgacctaatataagggttcaactcgtcgttacaaggacgacaaacctGTTGCAGACgcaaatatcatttaagtttgctagccaattttagagtaagtaaatgtatatttaacataaatttatcgtctcttacgtaatggttaaaccacagaataaactcgttgtgaaacgcgacttcaaactctgcatcagtcatgtaaggatttgcatatcgtttttcctccttgaagatccttggatacaaagaatcaaataaatatgttaacacctatattatgatgaacacttcttatacgtaaattgaacgagaatactcacttgctatatgtctctgcaacctctgcacaattgctcaaaatatacatgtgtgcagctcaagtttgcaaagagtaacagctatcttctcactcagtattctcatgtcatatatggccacgttgcgggatgttaattctctgaagaagaaacttaactctgtaattgcctcccaaacattcttaggaagaagttctttaaatgcaacaggcagaaggatttgcatgaacacgtgacagtcgtgacttttcatgttgtgcatcttcagggcgttcatgtcaacgcatctactaatatttgacacgtacccatcgggaaacttaagactcttgatccattggagtaagatcttcttctcttccctgtcaagcgtataacatgctttcggataccctcgagttccatccactttcttcaactctttccgcttgcagaaggtgttcaattcttctctagatttttctgtatcttttgtcttccccttcacattcaggacagtattaaacacgttatcaaacacatttttctcaatgtgcatgacatctagattatgtcgaatcaaaagataTCTCCAATACggtagatcccaaaatatgcttttctttttccaccctacatcttgatatttggcgagttgagcgttcctgccatcgaagtcttcggtaaccttcacgaagcctaacccctcgatttgattcaagatttgtattcctgatctttgttctggtggaccaacattgcatgtcttattcctcaagaatgaagttttgtttctcctaaacacatggttaggaggtaagaacttccgatgattatcaaaccacgattgttttccactcatcggcaaagtgaatgcttctgtattctccatgcaatgtggacatgccaatttcccagctgtaccccacccagacaacatagcgtacgctggaaaatcactgatagtccatatcagagctgctcgcatctggaaattttgcttcaacgatatgtcgtaagtgttcacaccaacctcccacagagattttaactcgtgtatcaatggctgtaagaatacgtccaacttcatctttgggtttgatgggccaggcacgaggactgtgaggaacatgaattgttctttcatgcacaaccacggaggcaggttatacggcgtgacaataactggccaagaagaatattgacgccctgattgtgcaaatggggcaaaaccatctgtagagaggcccaacCTCACATTTCTAATCTCatcggcgaatccaggaaagactgaattcaaatgtttccatgccggagagtcggccgggtggcgcattatcccatcgtctgtggaggtcgcatgccaccgcatatgttcagcagttgcaggagatgcaaacaatctctgcaatcggggcgtcaagggaaaatagtgcatctgtttagcgggcacttgtttctttctgcgactcccagatgcacgcaagctgtccttatatcgtgattggtcacagaacacacaactatgtagctcactagtttccccccaatacaacatgcagttattaacacagcaatcgatcttctctactggcaaacccaaaccacgtagatttcttttcgtactatagaagtcttctggacagttgttaccctctggtaaagcagctttcatcatcgaagacatctgattgtaagtcctctctgacatgtggctttcagtctttatgctcatgaattgagtcatccaacttaattgtgagtacgtgtcacatcctgcgtacaatggagtatccgctgcatccaacatattataaatctgttgagcgtcattattgggcggctgctccagatttggaggatcttgataattactaggtccagcatggtcatgcaccatcctttcgtagttattgtataatccatcatcctcattcattatagcatgttctctcggcatagacagcggtgcttccccgtgacaaacccaaactttgtaattcaggacaaatccacgcctactaacatgttctctgaccgtaggtacatctaaatatgcttgattcttgcacttcttacacgggcacctaatgttaccttgtccatctgtgtacgccgtttgattgaacgcccactcaaggaaaaactcaagccccgtttcaaatgcggtacgatcattgtatctcgcgtacatccacgtacgattatcactcattcttgcaaattctaattgaaaaaaacaaataaaacataataaattacttgaaatctaacaaaatttcgacagcataaccccactatcctaactaccaagtgctcgactctaccagcaactatagtgaccatagtggtcctaatttactaagcctatactaggtctacccgaccccccaatgtcgaagcaataatacaatacaaataaaagcaataaaaatcatggtaattaaattaaaaacaatcatttgtagggagaagatccttaagaaataatcaatttctatcccaaagggagaagatccttaagaaattgattaaatctatcccacaatatatatatatatatatatatatatatatatatatatataataatataacatttcataaacacatagcacataacatttaatttaacaaaattatccaacatatataaattattctaacaaattaacaacttacaatataatttaaaattaatcatgcttcataatttaaaattaaactaacaacatcatatattaaatggattaatataatttaaaattaatcatgcttcatataatttagttataaacaaaatctattataaattaattaactatatataacaaataaatctatttaattaatatataattaaatacataaataaattcataattaaataattaaataaataaattagagagcgtacggtggtggtttccggtggatgtcgtgaagaaggcggtgaaacgaggtcgtcgaactacaataaataatataagtgaaattatataattatatatatatatatatataattaaaattaattaaatatatatatatatagatctagagagagagagagagagttacctgCTGGGTCGGCGGCGGTcagcggtcggcggcggcggcggcggcggcggaagaGCAGCAGGGGGGGGGGGGTTTATTTTCTGTTCGCGTGGGGGGGGGGTTGCGGCGCAGAAACTGAAAAAAGTTGCAAACCCGCTGCCCTATATTTTAaagattaccgacggcaaatgccgtcgctaGCTAGCGGCGGTAAGTTTGCCGCCgttaattgtattaatttaattatttaatgcgTATTTTAACATTAACGGCGGCATCGCCGTCGTTATCTACCAGCGGCaagtttgccgtcggtaactggcCGGTATATTCGAGAGTACGGGTCGCCTGGAATGCCGCCGTCGTGCCGCCGTtatctaccgacggcaaaatcgccgccggtagatttcgccggtaaatacgcgtttttttgtagtgattatAGAGTGTGTGAGTGTCCGCACAGTGCAGATTTATCTGCACATGAGATTTTGCCTATGAAAATagactttttataaaatttgatttgtctATAGTATCTCTATTATGCATTTAATTTGAAAGAAATAATGTAAAATATAAAACGATATATTACATCTTTTTATTTATAACTAAAACATGTGTACCTTTATAAAATTATCTTCTACCTAtaatacatttattattttaatttttaacgataattttataaaaataatatatatatagagagagatatattttgtatttcacatattcattctttattaaaattcaataattttatgTGCGTCGCACATATCATCATGGTGGTATGCATAAACACGTGGACTTCTTCGTTGACACTTTATTTCATATGTCTTAAACATACGTGTCTTATCTATAGAGAGAATCGTTCCAGTGAAATTTGATTTATAACTAATAAATTAATTGATATTTAtttagagatttttttttttacctgaATTCCAATTCTGAACAGTGctaaaattttactattttttttagtatcATTATTCTACACTATGCACTGTCTTATCCAATACTATATACtgcttattcattattctcacttCTTACGAAAAGTAGCAATCTTATTATAacctaccatatatatatatatatatatatgggtgaactaaaataaaaacacctcttaaaatataaaatatgaaccattttcaccccttagatcatcaaaatctacgatTGAgtatgaattcatggtcccaaGTTCGAATTCCAGAGacaacaaaaaatttatttttcgcaattcatacagttacacaacgaattcatacgtattctacatagaattcatgcattttagctagtttgtattttatatgttaagaagtgtttatacgctaagcccatatatatatatatatatatatatatagagagagagagagagagagaaaggttcaatagagaatgctaaatatttagagaataaagaattcgtgaaacaaaaacgaacagatctataattttgatgaacaaatcaatgtaccgcatgaacaacattttggcccgggttcgaatcctgatggtagcgagtttttctctatttttactaaatacgtctgtttattagttatgttgatctgctCGTCaaatgtatagatttgttcattctctcgaaaaagataattctctatggAACTCAAcctcatatatatacatatatatagggtgggttGCACTCAATAAAGAAAAGCCCCATAGacaaagaaataagaagagatCTTGGCCATTTCTTGAATCAAATCTGACGGGTATCATTTCACCATtatattcaatttgatttatgCAATGAAGGCGGAAATGTAAGATTTATAATGGCAAATGATAGGATTGTAAACTTCATTCTATCGTAATTTAGGAAAGTTCATCGAATCCCTGATTTTACTCGATTCCCTTGAAGATCAATAAGCACGTCGATCCCTGCAGATTATTCACACTACCAGTTCATCGGCTATTGGCTTACCAAATTTTTATCACCCTCCGATTGCTGTCCATGGTTATCATGATGAATAACCCAAAACTGCAAACTACAGGTTCGACGAAATTGCTTTAATTGATTGCTGGTGTGCTTCTATAAATTTAACGAACATATGAATTCATTCTCTTGAACATATACTGTTGAATGTATGAACTCATTATGAACTCATACTTCTGTAAATAATTATAAGCTGTTGAACATATAAACTCATTTTCTTGAACTTTTATGTAAATTTAACGAACATATGCAACATTACGTTAAATGAAAAGAAGCCCTTAATTTGGACCTATTTTATTGAACATTTCAACGCGTTCGCTTGAACTTCTTTGGGAATTTTTTGAACTTCTTTGGGAATTTGTCGTATATACTACCAATCGCAACTGGTCGAACAAAATACGTTGAGCATTACACGAATGATGTTCAACATTGATCAATAAGTTGAACATATGACTCATGTTGAAATGAATCCATTGAACATGCCACAAGTTCGTTGAACTCACACATGATAACGTATTGAACATATGCATACGTTTTGGAGTTACTGGACCACAATACTAAGAAAAACATCCAAAAGTTCTTGAAGTAAACCATGGAATTTTATATCTacctaaataatactccctccgtcccaataatcttgtctcactttcctttttggtttgtcccaataatcttgtcccattttcttttttggcaaaattTAAGGCTTGATTGGTTAATTAAACATCATCCTAATTAATCCACTCATCCtactctctcgtctctctcaccctctctatTTCTCACACACACCAGCACGACGGGAAGAGAAGTCCAGTCGCCTCTTTCTTCCACAAAATTTCATCACCGTCCCTCTTCGGCGGCGTCAGCCGCGCCTGAATCTGGTGAGCCATGCCCCCTTTTCTCCTTGTCTGGTTCTTTCTCTCCTGTCACCCTtctcaaattctcaatttaCCTACCCTCTTCTGCAAATTTCGAGCCCTAGCTCTCCCCCAAGAATTCAGCCACCGACGCGGCTTCTCTTTCCGACGACCCCAGCGCCTCTCACCTGACGCTGCTTCCCACGCCTGTCACTCCTCTTGCGCCATAGCCGCCGCCCTCCTGCCTTCGCCCTTTGTGCTACCGCCGCCCTCCCGCTTCTGCCCTCTCctcctctattttttttttaattcagaaATTAGGGCTTTTTTTCTTCATCCCTCTCCTTTGTTTCTCTCAACAATTAAaagattctatttttttatttttgttgttgttatttGTGGATCTCTTTGTTTCTGTGGTGGTGTTGCTCTGTGGTGTGTTTTATCTTTGGTGGGCTCGAACGAAAGGGAAGAGTAAACTGGAGATTTGAGGCTCGACGGCGGTGACGGCGGCGGCCTTCTGGTTATgcggtcgccgaattttggGCATGGGAGATTTGGGGTGTTAGTGCTCCGATTTAAGGCGACTCTTTTGCCATTCAGAATCGAAGCAAGAGAGGGAGGGGTTTTCAAATTCGGCTAGAGAGATAGGGGATGAGAGATAGAGGTGGCAGTGGCTTCTCGAAGGGAGAAAAAAGGGAGACGGGAGGCGATGTCTGGTTCGGTGGGATCATGCATCCGGGGTCGAGTCAGAGAGTGAGGGAGACAGAGGATGAATGGTGGACGGATGGAGAGATGTGGCGATGCGGCTGGTGGTCGTGTCGACGCCGAGGAAGGAGGCGGCGCAGGTGTGGCCCCGCCTAGATGAGGAAGAAACAAGGATAATTAAGCTATacttaattttttcttaaaatgtgGGGCCTTCTAGTTTACAACACTAATTTCACACTCCTTAACCTacatgcccaaaagaaaggggacaacattattgggacggagggagtaatatccAAGCGAAGCATGCCAATACAacggaaaaaatgaaaagtcgTTGCTGTTTTATAAGTTTGTGATTCCTCAACCTGAGCGCTCTATTTTCCTCTTCGACGCAAGCTATTGTTCGTTGAATTTTTCTTCGCATAACCACAGATATTCTGGAAAAAAATTCGGAAACGCCAATTTGTGAGGAGAGATAAAATATCTAACTGAATATTTATTCCTATAAACTAATATTAGATATAAATGATTACCCCTGATTATGGAAAAAACGTCTAACACTCCAATGGAATTTACTAGTTTGACCTTTACTTAGTTATATACGGCTGACTTTCCATATTGAAACTAGACCACACGATTAATTGTATTGGATGGCCAagatttcttcttttttcttcataACATATAAGgcttcttcattgaactttatcctatatatatatagggatgggctaccgtgagagcacatcttaaaataagaaataagagcaatttttaatgtatgaattttatgtagaacacgtatgaattcgctgtataaaggtatgaattgtgaaaaataaatttttgctacctttgtgattcgaactcaggaccataaatccatccaacatgattacgaatcaaccgtagattttgatgatctaagggctgaaagtGATTCTTactttatatcttaagaaatgctttTATAGTGAGAATGACTGAATGAGTATGTAAGATTGAATAAGTTGCTTGTAATGCATTAATAGTCATAATTCCGTTAATTGGTGAAATTTAGCTCTTTCTAGGATTCGAATCCATATTTAAATGATTACTCATGTATTACAAACACCTTATTCAATCTTAtatattgaatgaaatgaaattttattgatcgaaccaaaaaagaaaaggaagaagaaaaggagCGGAAGAggagaaaaaacctaaaacctaAATCAATCTtggatattaatttatttatatcaatTCACATTCTCACAAAATTAAgataatattatgattatgtcatttctctctctatacacaTATAcaatatagatttttaatttttttttataaaaatatatctaGACACTTGCACAAGTTGCACAAGTCGAAAATAGATAATGATATATAGAATATTTAAAAGGGTAATACATAACCAACAAAATTTTAAGATAGTGTTACTATATGATGCTGTAAATTTGTAGGCATTAGGAGAATTCTCATTACTAGATGTCTAGTTAGTTGATAACGACTGAAGACTCCAAAACGGCTTCGTCGGACGTCAAGagtcaatttaaaaaaaataataataataaagcaGCCGATAAATGGACCACAAATAGTTGAAATATATCAAACGTGTATATAATCACGTGTTGACTTCGTCAATTTCAATAAATTTGTTCCCCGATTCATCAACAATATCGTGTATATACACCCACGTAACACACACTCAAATACTGTCCAAactccaaaaagaaaaaaaatgcaattCTCGCATGTATCCAGTGACGTAGCCAGACATTTTAATCAGGGGGGGccaaataataatcataatataataagttcataaaaaagaatatagAAGACTCCGAataaataacaatctcaataaaATCACAATATTGCTTTAGTTGCACTACagtattacaaaaataaaaataaatttcctACCATTATAACATTTCCCTTCTATTTTTCATGTTTTGAAACCGCTGCATAATCGCTTCATTAGTAACATTTACAAATACATCTTTTTCGATGTAAGATACCAGACAATCATTTAACAGCTTATCTCCCATACGATTGCGTAGAGCACTCTTTATGAACTTCATAGCTGAAAAAGCTCTTTCCACTGTAGCTGTAGCAACTGGTAGAACCAATGACAACTTGATTAACTGATAAACTAACGGAAAAACTTCATGTTTTCTTGTAGAAACCATCTTTTGAGCCAGACCTCCGATCCCTAATAATTTTGAGAACTTTTCATCTAAGCGCACATCAAAAATAAAGTTCTCAAGCTGACTTTCAAGTTCATACAAAGTTACTTCAGAAAATTCAGATGGGTAAAGCTTTGCAAGGCGAACCAGCTTCTTGACATCAAATGCAGAAAATGAATCTCTAGGATCCAAGCATGCCATGCATAAAAGTAACTCTGTGTTGATTTCATCAAAACGATGATTTAACTCTAGAACTTGCATATCAATCACAGAATAAAATAACTCAACTCGATAATGATGGAGATTGGTCATTTTCTCAACTCTACGTCTTCCTCTTCCTCGAGCTACATATTCATCCTCCATATCAAGCATAATTATCTCATGTGTGCTACAAAACTTGGAAACTTCAGTCAACAAAATCTCCCAACCATCATCTCTCATCGCTTGCAAACGTGTTTTTGCCACTTTAACAAGATTCATAGCATTAACAATATCTTGATCCTTTCTTTGTAGCACTTGAGATAGTTCATGTGTGATTCCCAAGATTTTCCTCATAATATGtaacacaaacacaaactcaaagCGATTCATAACGTCTAACAAATCAATGGCTTCAGCCCTCTGTGCATCATCATTTCCATTCTTCCCAACATACTCAAGAACATCAATAATAGAAGAAAATAAATGCATTAGGTTGATAAGAGTACCATAATGAGAACTCCAACGAGTATCCCCGGGCCGCTTCAATTCCATCTCTTGATTTAATCCTCTTCCCGTATTAATTTCACCATTTGCAATACCTTCAATGATTTTTTCTCTTTGATTCTCTCGAAGCATATCTCTGCGCTTACAAGA
This window encodes:
- the LOC130987830 gene encoding uncharacterized protein LOC130987830, giving the protein MYILSNCAEVAETYSKIFKEEKRYANPYMTDAEFEVAFHNEFILWFNHYVCRPCNDELNPYIRSLAAGPLREIETYSGYFVNGYRFHTTDHDRESATVNSGVCIKGSVYGSDRDVLDFYGRLQEVCVLEYPGYPIKQTVLFNCEWFDLSAQGTSIDTDFKLVSLNHTRRYRKYDPFVLASQVVQVFYCPYPSTNQSKKNWWSACKVNARSKVEVSTAASTSTLDQPFQEEVVTIMPTHTSVGIEQPLLLHPLGGVVEIEDDDEAEDDDSPLTSNDSDDDSSDAYE
- the LOC131009012 gene encoding uncharacterized protein LOC131009012, which gives rise to MQGLAFRGNDESERSLNQGNFIELLKVVASCNEDISNVVLKNAPDNLKLTSPDIQSDIINAAAVETTKAIIMDIGNGFFSILVDECRDVSVKEQMGVVIRYVDKNGCVIERFLGLVHVSDTASTSLEMGIDSLFSTHGLSVSSLRGQGYDGASNMRGEFNGLKSLILKRTPSAYYVHCFAHQLQLTIVAVAKKHTSIGSFFNTVTRLCNVVGGSCKRRDMLRENQREKIIEGIANGEINTGRGLNQEMELKRPGDTRWSSHYGTLINLMHLFSSIIDVLEYVGKNGNDDAQRAEAIDLLDVMNRFEFVFVLHIMRKILGITHELSQVLQRKDQDIVNAMNLVKVAKTRLQAMRDDGWEILLTEVSKFCSTHEIIMLDMEDEYVARGRGRRRVEKMTNLHHYRVELFYSVIDMQVLELNHRFDEINTELLLCMACLDPRDSFSAFDVKKLVRLAKLYPSEFSEVTLYELESQLENFIFDVRLDEKFSKLLGIGGLAQKMVSTRKHEVFPLVYQLIKLSLVLPVATATVERAFSAMKFIKSALRNRMGDKLLNDCLVSYIEKDVFVNVTNEAIMQRFQNMKNRREML